A stretch of Phragmites australis chromosome 12, lpPhrAust1.1, whole genome shotgun sequence DNA encodes these proteins:
- the LOC133886177 gene encoding 21.9 kDa heat shock protein-like has translation MAAVRRKALASAAVLAASLVVALLAAPALALVPYGRAGELWDLLLDDPFRALEQSPLAAPRPGGEAGLAGVVLARCDWKETPEAHVISVDVPGVRREDVRVEVEENNRVLRVSGERRAEEDKEGERWHRAERAAGRFWRRFRMPYGADVDLVSARLENGVLTVTVPKVTDNRRREPRVISIAGEDGERGAEVKASKAEM, from the coding sequence ATGGCAGCTGTGCGCAGGAAGGCACTGGCTTCTGCGGCTGTGCTGGCAGCATCGTTGGTAGTGGCGCTGCTGGCCGCGCCCGCCTTGGCACTGGTGCCGTACGGGCGCGCCGGCGAGCTGTGGGACCTGCTCCTTGACGACCCGTTCCGGGCCCTGGAACAGTCGCCGCTGGCGGCACCGAGGCCGGGCGGCGAGGCGGGGCTTGCTGGAGTGGTGCTGGCCCGGTGCGACTGGAAGGAGACGCCCGAGGCGCACGTCATCTCGGTGGACGTGCCCGGGGTGCGGAGGGAGGACGTgagggtggaggtggaggagaacAACAGGGTGCTGCGTGTCTCCGGCGAGCGGCGCGCAGAGGAGGACAAGGAGGGCGAGCGGTGGCACCGCGCCGAGCGCGCGGCGGGGCGGTTCTGGCGCCGGTTCCGGATGCCCTACGGCGCCGACGTCGACCTCGTGTCCGCGAGGCTCGAGAACGGTGTGCTCACCGTCACCGTGCCCAAGGTCACTGACAACCGGAGGCGGGAGCCTCGCGTCATCAGCATCGCCGGGGAGGACGGTGAGCGCGGCGCAGAGGTCAAGGCGTCCAAGGCCGAGATGTGA